The DNA sequence TTTGTGTGGCAGATGGAGGGACGGTTATTAACCAACGTGCCGCTGCGAACCAGATGTCGGGTGCAGCCGTGGGCGGCATCGGTATGGCTTTAATGGAAGAGCAATTTGTGGAGCATAAATTGGGCGGACTTATCGCAGATGATCTGGCTGGCTATCATTTTCCTGTTAATGCGGATGCTCCGATCGTCGAGGTGGCATTCATTGGCAAGCCAGATCCGAATATTAATCCTAGTGGCGCAAAAGGTTTAGGAGAAGTGGGGATAATTGGCACGGCAGCGGCGATTTCAAATGCTATTTACAATGCTACCGGTAAGCGCTTGCGCGATTTGCCGATAACGCCAGACAAAGTATTATTGGCTACGCCATCCTGATCTGGCTCACCGCTCCGGTAATTTTTTGCACTGCGGTATCAATTTCTTCCTCGGTGGTGAATCTGCCTAAGCTGAAACGGATCGTACTCAGTGCTTGTTCGTGAGACAGTCCCATCGCTAACAGAACGTGGGAAGGCTCGATGGTCGCGGCGGAACATGCAGATCCATTAGACACCGCGATCGGACCCAATGCCCGAATCAGCTGCAGTGCATTTACTCCTTCAAACGAAATACTGGTCGTCGTATAAAGGCGATGCCCGGTATTTCCGTTTACCACGGTTTTTTCGATCTGCAACACCTTGTGCTCCAAACGATCTCGCAACTCGGTAATACGATCTGTATCTGCTTGCATATTCTGTAGACAGATCTCTGCCGCTTTCGCTAATCCGATAAGACCTGGCACATTTAAAGTGCCGCTACGTAAACCGGATTGCTGATTTCCGCCATGGATCTGCGGATCGATTCTCGGTATTCCAGACCGGATATACAATGCGCCAACACCCTTCGGTCCGTAGCATTTATGGGCAGAAAGTGTGAAGAAGTCCACACCTAATTTATCCACCTCCGTCGGCATTTTTCCAAAACCCTGCGTCGCATCGCATAGTAAGTAAGCCCCTTGCGCATGCGCAAGGGCTGCTATAGATGATATATCTTGTACCACCCCGGTCTCATTATTGACCAGCATGGCACAAACTAATGCCGTCTGGGTAGAAATCGCTTTTTCCAACGCTACCAGGTCGCAACGGCCGTCTGGCTGTACTGGTAGATAGGTAATCTCATAGTTTTTTACCTCTTCCAAATACCGGCAAACGTTTAAGACAGCTTCGTGTTCGGTTTCGAGTACCACAATTTGCGGCCTTTTCGTGGTCACTACTCCTTTCATGACCAAATTAATGGACTCGGTAGCGCCAGATGTAAGCACGAGTTCGTCCCGATGGCAGCCAAGCGATTTTGCGAGTATGCTCCACGCATGCTCAACGGCCTCCTGAACAAGAAGAGCCGCTAGATGAGGACTGCTTGGGTTGGCGTAAGTTGTCGAAAAATAAGGAATCATCGCCTCCACGACACGTGGATCGACCGGAGTGGTTGCATTATGATCCAGATAAATAAGTTTCTCGCCCATATCGTACAAATGTAGAAAAATATGTCCTGCAGTAGGCTAACCAGTAAAAATGGTAGTTTTTTCCGTAAAACATATCATTCTGAAGATTCATTATATAATATATTTGAATTTGGATGTTTTTCGATATACCCCATGGAGAAACGTTCGATGTTGGAAGAGAAAAAATATAAAATACGATGGATACAATTATTGTGAATAACAAATCCTATCCGGTAGACGCTGATTTGAATATGCCCTTATTATGGTTTCTGAGAGAAGTTATCGGCTTGTCAGGTCCCAAATACGGTTGTGGCGTAGCACAATGTGGCGCTTGCGTGGTGCATCTGGAAGGTGAGGCCGTGCGGTCTTGTGTTACCAAGGTCAAACGTGCTGTTGGAAAAGAAGTAGTTACCATAGAAGGGCTTTCCGAGAAAGGGGACCATCCCGTGCAGGAAGCCTGGCGTGAAATAGACGTGCCCCAATGTGGCTATTGTCATTCCGGCCAGATCATGTCTGCTGTGGTACTTCTACGTGAATGTCCGGAACCGACAGATCAGGATATCGATGATGCCATGGCAGGCAATATTTGCCGCTGCGGCACCTATATACGGATTCGCAAAGCCATCCATCAGGCTG is a window from the Sphingobacterium sp. lm-10 genome containing:
- a CDS encoding cysteine desulfurase family protein; translation: MGEKLIYLDHNATTPVDPRVVEAMIPYFSTTYANPSSPHLAALLVQEAVEHAWSILAKSLGCHRDELVLTSGATESINLVMKGVVTTKRPQIVVLETEHEAVLNVCRYLEEVKNYEITYLPVQPDGRCDLVALEKAISTQTALVCAMLVNNETGVVQDISSIAALAHAQGAYLLCDATQGFGKMPTEVDKLGVDFFTLSAHKCYGPKGVGALYIRSGIPRIDPQIHGGNQQSGLRSGTLNVPGLIGLAKAAEICLQNMQADTDRITELRDRLEHKVLQIEKTVVNGNTGHRLYTTTSISFEGVNALQLIRALGPIAVSNGSACSAATIEPSHVLLAMGLSHEQALSTIRFSLGRFTTEEEIDTAVQKITGAVSQIRMA
- a CDS encoding (2Fe-2S)-binding protein; translated protein: MDTIIVNNKSYPVDADLNMPLLWFLREVIGLSGPKYGCGVAQCGACVVHLEGEAVRSCVTKVKRAVGKEVVTIEGLSEKGDHPVQEAWREIDVPQCGYCHSGQIMSAVVLLRECPEPTDQDIDDAMAGNICRCGTYIRIRKAIHQAAALQKQQIVSSNTGGYE